Proteins encoded in a region of the Orcinus orca chromosome X, mOrcOrc1.1, whole genome shotgun sequence genome:
- the POU3F4 gene encoding POU domain, class 3, transcription factor 4: protein MATAASNPYSILSSSSMVHADSAGMQQGSPFRNPQKLLQSDYLQGVPSNGHPLGHHWVTSLSDGGPWSSTLATSPLEQQDVKPGREDLQLGAIIHHRSPHVAHHSPHTNHPNAWGASPAPNPSITSSSQPLNVYSQPGFTVSGMLEHGGLTPPPASASTQSLHPVLREPPDHGDLGSHHCQDHSDEETPTSDELEQFAKQFKQRRIKLGFTQADVGLALGTLYGNVFSQTTICRFEALQLSFKNMCKLKPLLNKWLEEADSSTGSPTSIDKIAAQGRKRKKRTSIEVSVKGVLETHFLKCPKPAAQEISSLADSLQLEKEVVRVWFCNRRQKEKRMTPPGDQQPHEVYSHTHTVKTDTSCHDL from the coding sequence ATGGCCACAGCTGCCTCGAATCCCTACAGCATTCTCAGTTCCAGCTCTATGGTCCATGCGGACTCTGCGGGAATGCAGCAGGGGAGTCCTTTCCGAAACCCTCAGAAACTTCTCCAAAGTGATTACTTGCAGGGAGTTCCTAGCAATGGGCACCCCCTCGGGCATCACTGGGTGACCAGTCTGAGCGATGGAGGCCCATGGTCTTCCACACTGGCCACCAGCCCCCTGGAACAGCAAGACGTGAAGCCTGGGCGCGAAGACCTACAGTTGGGCGCAATCATCCATCACCGCTCTCCGCACGTCGCCCACCACTCTCCGCACACTAACCACCCGAATGCTTGGGGGGCGAGCCCGGCTCCGAATCCGTCCATCACGTCGAGCAGCCAACCCCTTAACGTGTACTCGCAGCCGGGCTTCACGGTGAGTGGCATGCTTGAGCACGGCGGGCTCACTCCACCGCCGGCCTCTGCCTCCACGCAGAGCTTACACCCAGTGCTCCGGGAGCCCCCAGACCACGGCGACCTAGGTTCGCACCACTGCCAGGACCACTCGGACGAGGAGACACCAACCTCGGATGAGTTGGAACAGTTCGCCAAACAGTTCAAACAAAGAAGAATCAAGTTGGGCTTCACGCAGGCTGACGTGGGGCTGGCGCTGGGCACACTGTACGGCAACGTGTTCTCTCAGACCACCATCTGCAGGTTCGAGGCCTTACAACTGAGCTTCAAGAACATGTGCAAGCTGAAGCCGCTGCTGAACAAGTGGCTGGAGGAGGCTGATTCGTCCACAGGGAGTCCGACCAGCATTGACAAGATCGCGGCGCAGGGCCGCAAGCGCAAGAAGCGAACCTCTATCGAGGTGAGTGTCAAGGGCGTACTGGAGACGCATTTCCTCAAGTGTCCCAAGCCTGCCGCGCAGGAGATTTCCTCGCTGGCAGACAGCCTCCAGTTGGAGAAAGAAGTGGTGCGTGTCTGGTTCTGTAAtcgaagacagaaagagaaaagaatgactcCACCAGGGGATCAGCAGCCACATGAGGTTTATTCGCACACGCACACGGTGAAAACAGACACGTCCTGCCACGATCTCTGA